One genomic segment of Rubeoparvulum massiliense includes these proteins:
- a CDS encoding MBL fold metallo-hydrolase, with protein MEVFTYPCGPLHTNAYLLVKGESALLIDPGMDSQDLLRVLDKAPWDLLAILITHAHFDHIGGLVQVLKQRKAPVYIHHLEAEWLYQPEHNGSLHWPVDLVVAPPADVILHEEKKLEISPFQIEVIHTPGHSPGSLSYVIDGQLFCGDLLFAGSVGRVDLPGGDGEVMVRSLGKILTQLPADMKVYPGHGPETTLALEKRINPYLLPLNLK; from the coding sequence ATGGAAGTATTCACCTACCCCTGTGGTCCTCTGCATACCAATGCCTATCTCCTTGTAAAGGGAGAGTCAGCTCTTCTTATTGATCCGGGAATGGACTCCCAAGATCTCCTTCGGGTGCTGGATAAAGCTCCTTGGGATCTATTAGCCATCCTCATAACCCATGCTCACTTTGATCATATTGGCGGATTAGTGCAGGTATTAAAGCAGAGGAAGGCGCCTGTTTATATCCACCATCTGGAAGCAGAATGGCTATATCAGCCAGAACATAATGGATCACTCCATTGGCCGGTCGATCTTGTTGTGGCACCTCCTGCCGATGTCATCCTCCATGAGGAGAAAAAGCTTGAAATTTCTCCTTTTCAGATCGAAGTGATTCATACGCCAGGGCATTCACCAGGAAGCCTTTCTTATGTTATTGATGGTCAGCTTTTTTGTGGTGACTTGCTCTTTGCTGGCTCTGTAGGTAGAGTTGATTTACCAGGTGGAGATGGTGAAGTGATGGTACGAAGCCTAGGTAAGATTCTTACACAGCTGCCAGCTGATATGAAAGTCTATCCAGGTCATGGACCTGAGACGACATTAGCACTAGAAAAGCGTATCAACCCTTATCTTCTCCCCCTTAATCTAAAGTAA
- a CDS encoding CapA family protein, with protein MRKASSPLLLLLFFAFLLSIAVGYGLAQTEPMAQSEQPAQVEESSIFDGITKGKERLQREWQDFRQSIHYTTSVRVITVGDIMVHDNQLQAAFISPEAGYQFDSYFTEVSPIFAEGDWVLGNLETTLAGSDKGFTGYPQFNSPAELAVALKNAGFNVITTANNHSLDRREVGVLRTLDRLDEQGFLYTGTFRSEAERNEPLLLTKNNITIALFAYTYGTNGIPIPNGKDYLVNLIDLEQMKADIVKARQAGADVIAMAVHFGNEYQREPSVQQVTLVDQLFAAGVDIIYGSHPHVVQPFEIRTWEDEAGKEHQGVVIYSLGNFISDQRGDYKDLGLIFDLTIEKEYPSQKVIFKQVEAIPTYVNRYWQDGKRIYRILPLEQVVKDQGAEGLTAQQITQLEKYHEELRGHVHSRLGENVFQFLRTPPVEK; from the coding sequence ATGAGAAAAGCTTCTTCACCTCTTTTGCTTCTGCTGTTTTTTGCCTTCCTCCTTAGTATTGCAGTGGGATATGGTCTTGCTCAGACTGAACCCATGGCTCAATCTGAGCAGCCAGCACAAGTTGAAGAGAGTAGCATATTCGATGGAATTACTAAAGGTAAAGAGAGATTGCAAAGAGAATGGCAAGACTTTCGCCAAAGTATTCATTATACAACCTCTGTTCGTGTGATAACCGTTGGGGATATCATGGTTCATGATAATCAACTACAGGCTGCATTCATCTCTCCAGAGGCAGGCTATCAATTCGATAGCTATTTTACGGAGGTAAGCCCCATTTTTGCAGAGGGGGATTGGGTGCTTGGTAATTTAGAAACCACACTTGCAGGTAGTGATAAGGGGTTTACAGGTTACCCGCAGTTTAATTCTCCTGCAGAATTGGCAGTTGCTTTGAAGAATGCTGGATTTAATGTGATTACAACAGCCAATAACCACTCCTTGGATCGCCGTGAGGTGGGTGTGCTTCGAACGCTAGATCGCCTTGATGAGCAGGGGTTCTTATATACAGGCACCTTCCGGTCTGAAGCAGAGCGGAACGAGCCTTTGCTCTTAACCAAAAACAACATCACAATTGCTCTTTTTGCCTATACCTACGGTACCAATGGAATTCCCATTCCTAATGGGAAGGATTATCTAGTCAATCTAATCGACCTAGAGCAGATGAAGGCTGATATTGTGAAAGCTAGGCAAGCAGGAGCTGATGTTATTGCCATGGCCGTTCACTTCGGCAATGAGTATCAGAGGGAACCAAGTGTACAACAGGTCACCTTAGTGGATCAGCTGTTCGCAGCAGGGGTGGATATTATTTATGGAAGTCATCCTCATGTGGTTCAACCGTTTGAAATTCGTACTTGGGAGGATGAAGCAGGCAAAGAACATCAAGGAGTGGTGATTTATTCCCTGGGTAATTTCATTTCCGATCAACGGGGAGATTATAAGGATTTAGGTCTTATCTTTGATCTGACCATTGAAAAAGAGTATCCTAGTCAAAAAGTGATCTTTAAACAAGTAGAGGCCATCCCAACCTATGTGAATCGTTATTGGCAGGATGGTAAGCGTATTTATCGCATCCTTCCTCTAGAACAGGTAGTGAAAGATCAGGGTGCAGAAGGATTAACGGCACAACAAATTACACAATTAGAAAAATACCACGAAGAGCTGAGAGGACATGTCCACTCACGCCTTGGAGAAAATGTGTTTCAATTTCTCCGTACTCCTCCTGTAGAGAAATGA
- a CDS encoding coiled-coil domain-containing protein: protein MSHLKQRWDLLLFLISLLFLLQWAFPSVAADDPFTSPELKEHISIEDLKFQLQQMEKKERTLGQKIAGVEEQIKVQEINRLSQKEHVDQILIAYYTGERDDLLQLLFEADGLKEAIAIWEYMQVVFEYDMHQLLRYQDTYDKLCESKQELQYFQQDLQAIHDHYQAQERLLAELASIYADKWEHWTTTKRKEVLMEQLLIHWNASGIQSFHQFFQALASSMEQLPEMFNESNLKHSLLNYELTITDQELNDFLKKKNPLFQNLSFRFQAGELIVHGTYQESVLSMRGYYHLDSPSELQFTINEMIYDGYYLPSTSIEEMAQFYDLGFYPQQIVPNVEITQFSMEQGKMVVQLSLSLKK from the coding sequence ATGTCTCATTTAAAGCAAAGGTGGGATCTGCTCCTATTTCTCATCTCCCTATTATTTTTATTACAGTGGGCTTTCCCTAGTGTCGCTGCAGATGATCCGTTCACATCTCCAGAGCTAAAAGAGCATATTAGCATCGAGGATCTAAAGTTTCAGCTCCAGCAAATGGAGAAGAAAGAACGCACCCTTGGGCAAAAAATCGCTGGGGTTGAAGAGCAAATAAAAGTACAAGAAATCAATCGACTGTCACAAAAGGAGCATGTTGACCAAATTCTGATCGCTTACTACACTGGGGAGCGAGATGATTTGCTCCAACTGTTGTTTGAAGCTGATGGTTTAAAAGAAGCTATCGCCATTTGGGAATATATGCAGGTGGTTTTTGAATATGATATGCATCAATTACTACGATATCAGGACACCTATGATAAGCTCTGTGAAAGCAAGCAGGAACTCCAATATTTCCAACAAGACTTACAGGCAATACATGACCATTATCAAGCACAGGAGCGTCTTCTAGCTGAGCTGGCAAGTATTTATGCAGACAAGTGGGAGCACTGGACAACAACCAAACGAAAAGAAGTCCTGATGGAGCAATTGTTAATCCATTGGAATGCAAGTGGGATACAATCATTCCATCAGTTCTTCCAAGCATTGGCTAGCTCCATGGAACAGCTGCCCGAGATGTTTAATGAGTCCAATCTGAAGCATTCACTTCTCAATTATGAGCTTACCATTACTGATCAAGAATTAAATGATTTTTTAAAGAAGAAGAATCCTTTATTTCAGAACCTGTCTTTTCGCTTTCAAGCTGGAGAACTAATTGTCCATGGAACTTATCAAGAATCAGTACTGTCGATGCGAGGCTATTATCATTTAGATTCGCCAAGTGAATTACAATTTACCATTAATGAGATGATCTATGATGGCTACTACCTTCCAAGCACAAGTATTGAGGAAATGGCTCAATTCTATGATTTAGGCTTCTATCCGCAACAGATTGTACCAAATGTGGAGATTACGCAGTTCTCCATGGAACAAGGCAAAATGGTGGTTCAGCTTTCACTCTCACTAAAAAAATAG
- a CDS encoding pyridoxamine 5'-phosphate oxidase family protein, translating to MTNQIVNELSADLITSLQAERMVLLSTVDFEHGTPSMSAISWVRAVDAQRIRFAVSQQSRIVTNIKQDPNIVLTLFAQATVYAIEAKATILEDGMQDVPIKLTCIEARVDAVRDVMFYGAKLTTEPQYEKTYPAAQAIKLDNQVFARMLQLP from the coding sequence ATGACTAACCAGATCGTCAATGAGCTTTCAGCGGATCTGATTACGAGCTTACAGGCAGAGCGTATGGTATTATTATCTACTGTGGATTTTGAACATGGAACTCCTTCAATGAGTGCAATCTCCTGGGTACGAGCCGTAGATGCACAGAGGATTCGTTTCGCAGTTTCACAGCAATCGCGAATTGTGACCAATATAAAACAAGATCCCAATATTGTCCTCACGTTATTTGCACAAGCAACAGTCTATGCCATTGAAGCAAAAGCGACCATCCTTGAAGATGGTATGCAAGATGTTCCCATTAAATTAACTTGTATAGAGGCTCGTGTGGATGCGGTGCGGGATGTGATGTTCTACGGAGCTAAACTTACTACAGAACCTCAATATGAAAAAACCTATCCGGCTGCACAAGCCATCAAGCTAGATAATCAGGTTTTTGCACGAATGCTACAACTCCCATGA
- a CDS encoding LCP family protein — protein sequence MSEQNQDQTIIERRNRKKKGKKRGLLLTLLLLLAASIIGVAGFTINKVNQTLDKTYAPEPVGTGSFASGDEDAGKHRPFSMIILGRDTRPDLGTMNTDVMMLAIVDMQEKNVHLLSLPRDLKVEVPGYSGVHKINSVFALGYLEEKRAERNHELVTETGTSLVKKTLSNQLGIPIDYYATIDFEGFKQVIDQLGGVDVYVDRNMRYHDPTDGTSINLQEGQQRLDGKNALDFVRFRQSDDGDNSSDFDRNGRQQAVIRALVDRLSSFDGMTKIYSVMDIVGDHVRRDIPNSLIKDLTFSFQDYGSDKIETIPNDAYWDSASQATVIPDERLAAIQQELKELMKLNR from the coding sequence ATGTCAGAACAAAATCAAGATCAAACAATAATTGAACGGCGCAATCGAAAGAAAAAGGGAAAGAAGAGAGGACTCCTTCTTACACTCCTTCTTCTGTTAGCAGCCTCCATTATTGGTGTGGCAGGTTTTACGATTAATAAAGTGAATCAAACCCTAGACAAGACATATGCACCTGAACCTGTGGGAACTGGTTCCTTCGCTTCAGGAGATGAAGATGCAGGAAAGCATCGTCCTTTCTCTATGATCATTCTTGGGCGGGATACTCGACCAGATTTAGGCACGATGAATACCGATGTAATGATGTTGGCCATTGTTGATATGCAGGAGAAGAATGTGCATCTTCTTTCACTTCCACGTGACTTGAAGGTGGAGGTACCTGGCTATTCTGGTGTTCATAAAATTAATAGCGTCTTTGCCTTAGGATATTTAGAGGAAAAACGTGCAGAACGGAATCATGAATTGGTTACAGAGACTGGCACAAGCTTAGTGAAAAAGACATTATCTAATCAATTGGGAATCCCCATTGATTATTATGCTACCATTGATTTTGAAGGCTTTAAGCAAGTGATCGATCAATTGGGCGGAGTGGATGTCTATGTGGATCGTAACATGCGCTACCATGATCCTACTGATGGAACATCCATTAATCTCCAGGAGGGCCAACAACGTTTGGATGGTAAGAATGCTCTGGATTTTGTACGTTTTCGTCAAAGTGATGATGGGGATAACTCCAGCGACTTCGATCGTAACGGACGTCAACAAGCAGTGATTCGTGCCCTTGTAGATCGTCTATCCAGTTTTGACGGGATGACCAAAATTTATTCTGTCATGGATATTGTTGGGGATCATGTACGACGTGATATTCCCAATTCATTAATCAAAGATCTCACCTTCTCCTTCCAAGATTATGGCAGCGATAAAATCGAAACCATCCCTAATGATGCTTATTGGGATTCAGCTAGCCAGGCAACCGTAATCCCTGATGAGAGACTAGCGGCTATTCAACAGGAGCTGAAAGAATTAATGAAGCTTAATCGCTAA